The Dermacentor albipictus isolate Rhodes 1998 colony chromosome 2, USDA_Dalb.pri_finalv2, whole genome shotgun sequence genome has a segment encoding these proteins:
- the LOC135913115 gene encoding aldehyde dehydrogenase 1A1-like yields the protein MAPNRNPPIKFTQLFINNEFVNSVSGKTFPTYNPATGKKIADVQEGDKADIDKAVAAAKAAFDLKSEWRTIDASQRALYLLKLADLLERDRDYIASLETLNNGKPYKYAQEDIDTSVKHLRYYAGYADKVHGKTIPADGSYFTYTRCEPVGICGQILPWNFPVVLIAMKLAPALAAGCVCIVKPAEQTPLTALYVAQLCKEAGIPKGVVNVVPGYGPTAGAAIAEHPEINKVSFTGSTEVGKLIQEAAGRSNTKRVNLELGGKSPLVIFPDADLDEAAQIAHIGLFANMGQCCVAASRLFVHEDIYDKFVAKAIQLAAHRRTQVGDPFDDATEQGPQIDDEQFQKILGLIESGKKEGAKVEIGGKRIGSEGYFVEPTVFTNVTDNMRIAKEEIFGPVQQILKFKTMDEVLRRANDTTYGLAAGVVTKDLNTAITFSDGVQAGTVWVNTYLAANVQAPFGGFKMSGLHRECNEDGILNYIETKTVTIKIPHKHS from the exons GCCGACATCGACAAGGCTGTGGCCGCGGCCAAGGCTGCCTTCGACCTCAAGTCCGAATGGCGCACCATCGACGCCTCGCAGCGGGCTCTCTACCTGCTCAAGCTTGCCGACCTGCTCGAGCGCGACAGGGACTACATCGCT AGCCTGGAGACGCTGAACAACGGCAAGCCGTACAAGTACGCCCAGGAGGACATTGACACGTCCGTCAAGCACCTGCGCTATTATGCCGGCTACGCCGACAAGGTGCACGGCAAGACCATTCCAGCCG atGGCAGCTACTTCACCTACACCCGCTGCGAGCCGGTCGGCATCTGCGGCCAAATTCTTCCC TGGAACTTCCCGGTGGTGCTGATCGCGATGAAGCTTGCCCCCGCGCTGGCCGCCGGCTGCGTGTGCATCGTCAAGCCCGCCGAGCAGACCCCGCTGACGGCGCTGTACGTGGCCCAGCTGTGCAAGGAGGCCGGCATCCCCAAGGGCGTGGTCAACGTGGTGCCCGGCTACGGACCCACCGCCGGCGCCGCCATCGCCGAGCACCCCGAGATCAACAAGGTCTCCTTCACCGGATCCACCGAG GTGGGCAAGCTTATCCAGGAGGCTGCCGGTAGGTCCAACACCAAGAGGGTCAACCTGGAGCTCGGCGGCAAAAGCCCGTTGGTCATTTTCCCCGACGCTGACC TGGACGAAGCTGCCCAGATCGCACACATTGGTCTGTTCGCCAACATGGGACAGTGCTGCGTGGCTGCCAGCCGGCTGTTCGTGCACGAGGACATCTACGACAAGTTCGTGGCCAAGGCCATTCAGCTGGCCGCCCACCGCAGGACTCAGGTCGGCGACCCCTTCGACGACGCCACAGAGCAGGGACCACAG ATCGACGACGAGCAGTTCCAGAAGATTCTGGGCCTGATCGAGTCCGGCAAGAAGGAAGGCGCCAAGGTCGAGATCGGCGGAAAGCGGATCGGCAGCGAGGGCTACTTCGTCGAGCCCACCGTGTTCACCAACGTCACGGACAACATGCGGATCGCCAAGGAGGAGATCTTCGGTCCCGTCCAGCAGATCCTCAAGTTCAAGACCATGGACGAGGTGCTGCGGCGTGCAAATGACACCACCTACGGCCTCGCCGCGGGTGTCGTCACCAAGGATCTGAACACGGCCATCACGTTCTCTGACGGCGTGCAAGCCGGCACCGTCTG GGTGAACACTTACCTCGCTGCCAACGTCCAGGCCCCATTCGGAGGCTTCAAGATGTCCGGTCTCCACCGGGAGTG CAACGAGGATGGCATCCTGAACTACATCGAAACAAAGACG GTCACGATCAAGATCCCACACAAGCACTCGTAA
- the LOC135913113 gene encoding TNF receptor-associated factor 5-like, whose translation MTACRYLTGFPFVGEYTSIEFQQEVPIYRICSLCGAVPSELYLTKCSHFFCPKCFGKLREADDTFVCPVDNERSMQDQVYHDTTSADILKGFRVACPNKANGCDHVGPLNGLKEHLSACGHQGVQCGICMKEMKHQDVAAHLKLECSRTLQLQQQAGPPQQEAGEGSGVAGFAARADDGTLVYTGAEACQISEVREKLDDVCREVKWLKENFAEFEAIRSTVRAVQDTVKNEMKKMREDSAVANKRIVTKIEKIQSYLKGRIDSIEDRFRSSKFAWQVNNFSKLKEQVFEGKAKSFFSDDFYVGIQGYKMYLGGHFAEKDEKGNICLSVYVYITKGPYDPTLQWPYRRRSTFVIVDQKSNTYHKIAEIVPEDLGKELEHCFQRPKDGENEGIGYTAIMTLDDIENPENGYVVNDSFIITFITCDT comes from the coding sequence ATGACCGCGTGCCGCTACTTGACGGGCTTTCCCTTTGTGGGAGAGTACACAAGTATCGAGTTCCAGCAGGAGGTGCCTATCTACCGTATCTGCTCGCTGTGCGGCGCGGTGCCTTCGGAGCTGTACCTGACCAAGTGCTCTCACTTCTTCTGCCCGAAGTGCTTCGGCAAGCTGCGCGAGGCGGACGACACGTTCGTCTGCCCAGTGGACAACGAGCGGAGCATGCAGGACCAGGTGTACCACGACACGACATCCGCCGACATTTTGAAAGGGTTCCGCGTCGCCTGCCCAAACAAAGCCAATGGTTGCGACCACGTGGGTCCTCTGAACGGCCTGAAGGAACACCTGAGCGCTTGCGGTCACCAGGGCGTCCAGTGCGGCATCTGTATGAAGGAGATGAAGCACCAGGATGTCGCGGCGCACCTGAAGCTGGAATGCTCGCGCAccttgcagctgcagcagcaagCCGGCCCGCCGCAGCAGGAAGCCGGCGAAGGATCCGGGGTGGCGGGCTTCGCCGCCCGCGCTGACGACGGCACGCTCGTCTACACGGGCGCCGAGGCCTGCCAGATCAGCGAAGTGCGCGAGAAGCTGGACGACGTGTGTCGCGAGGTGAAATGGCTGAAGGAGAACTTCGCCGAGTTCGAGGCCATCCGGAGCACAGTGAGGGCTGTTCAGGATACGGTCAAGAACGAGATGAAGAAGATGCGCGAAGACTCGGCCGTTGCGAACAAGCGGATCGTCACCAAGATCGAGAAGATACAGAGCTACCTGAAGGGCCGGATAGACAGCATCGAGGACCGCTTCCGCTCGAGCAAGTTCGCCTGGCAGGTGAACAACTTTTCCAAGCTCAAGGAACAGGTGTTCGAGGGCAAGGCCAAGTCCTTCTTTAGCGACGACTTCTACGTGGGCATCCAGGGCTACAAGATGTACCTGGGGGGACATTTTGCCGAGAAGGACGAAAAAGGCAACATTTGCCTCAGCGTCTACGTCTACATCACCAAGGGACCCTACGACCCTACGCTGCAGTGGCCCTACAGAAGGCGCAGCACGTTCGTGATTGTCGATCAGAAGAGCAACACGTACCACAAGATTGCCGAGATTGTGCCAGAAGATCTGGGGAAGGAATTGGAGCACTGCTTCCAGCGGCCCAAGGACGGCGAGAACGAAGGCATCGGCTACACAGCCATCATGACCCTGGATGACATCGAGAACCCGGAGAACGGGTACGTGGTCAACGACTCGTTCATCATCACCTTCATCACATGCGACACGTGA